The following are encoded together in the Ketobacter sp. MCCC 1A13808 genome:
- the chrA gene encoding chromate efflux transporter yields the protein MANSFWESVYSNKEQRGFLTLLKEVEGRQEITFKEAFAVWVRIGLLSFGGPAGQIALMHRTIVDEKKWLDESRFLHALNYCMLLPGPEAQQLATYIGWLLHGVRGGLVAGLLFILPGALAIFVLSWIYVVYGDLAITEGVFFGLKAAVLAIVLQALIRIGRRTLQGILKPALAVGGFVALFVFSLPFPLVVLSAGIIGYLVARWSAPDASRQPRPDAFTETTLRPGTQQAALCCLLLWGLTVAALFMVLGDESVFTQIAVFFSKMATVTFGGAYAVLSYVAQQGVETFQWLEPGEMLEGLGLAETTPGPLILVTQFVGFLAAYRDGAGEPSLLMASAGALLTTWVTFLPCFLWIFAGAPYVEKLRNNHGLSSALSAITAVVVGVIANLALWFAVNAVFGEHQRFTTGWGINMQLPVLDSINAPMMTLAVIAMVCAFRLKMAMLPLLGTCATLGVLWVFWTQ from the coding sequence TTGGCAAACTCGTTTTGGGAGTCGGTTTATTCCAATAAAGAGCAGAGAGGATTTCTTACGTTGCTTAAAGAAGTAGAGGGTCGGCAGGAGATCACGTTCAAAGAAGCGTTCGCAGTCTGGGTGCGCATTGGTCTGCTCAGTTTTGGGGGGCCGGCGGGTCAAATTGCGTTGATGCACCGAACCATCGTGGACGAAAAGAAGTGGCTGGATGAATCCCGCTTCTTGCATGCGTTGAACTATTGCATGTTATTGCCGGGACCGGAAGCTCAACAATTGGCGACCTATATTGGCTGGCTGTTACACGGGGTCAGAGGTGGGCTGGTTGCGGGGCTGCTTTTTATCTTGCCGGGCGCATTGGCGATTTTTGTACTGTCCTGGATTTATGTAGTGTATGGGGATTTGGCCATTACCGAGGGGGTGTTCTTCGGGCTGAAAGCGGCCGTGCTGGCGATCGTTTTACAGGCGTTGATTCGTATCGGGCGCCGAACTTTGCAGGGCATCCTGAAGCCTGCGCTTGCGGTCGGCGGTTTCGTGGCGCTGTTTGTGTTCAGTTTGCCTTTTCCCTTGGTTGTTTTGAGCGCGGGTATCATCGGTTACCTGGTTGCCCGTTGGTCGGCCCCCGATGCCAGCAGGCAACCCAGGCCAGACGCTTTCACTGAAACTACCCTCAGGCCCGGCACCCAACAGGCGGCGCTGTGTTGTCTGTTATTGTGGGGGCTGACGGTGGCTGCGTTATTTATGGTTTTGGGCGACGAGAGCGTGTTTACCCAGATTGCGGTTTTTTTCTCGAAGATGGCAACGGTCACTTTCGGGGGAGCGTACGCGGTGCTGAGCTACGTAGCACAGCAAGGCGTGGAAACTTTCCAGTGGCTTGAACCGGGTGAAATGCTGGAGGGGTTGGGGCTGGCGGAGACCACACCAGGGCCCCTGATTTTGGTCACCCAGTTCGTTGGCTTTCTGGCTGCATACCGGGATGGGGCTGGCGAACCCAGTCTGTTGATGGCGTCCGCGGGTGCGTTGCTCACGACCTGGGTTACGTTCTTACCCTGCTTTCTCTGGATTTTTGCCGGTGCACCTTATGTAGAAAAATTACGTAATAACCATGGGCTTTCCTCCGCTTTGTCCGCCATTACGGCGGTGGTGGTGGGGGTGATCGCCAACTTGGCATTATGGTTCGCGGTAAATGCAGTGTTTGGAGAGCATCAGCGGTTCACCACCGGGTGGGGCATTAACATGCAACTGCCGGTGCTGGACAGCATAAATGCACCGATGATGACGTTGGCGGTGATCGCAATGGTGTGTGCTTTCCGGCTAAAAATGGCCATGTTGCCATTGCTGGGTACTTGCGCCACATTAGGTGTCCTTTGGGTTTTTTGGACGCAATGA
- a CDS encoding LuxR C-terminal-related transcriptional regulator has product MLLKTKLFAPPLRQNAVPRVRLLELLGAPAQGELTLIHAPAGYGKTTLALQWLQSIGQPYVWLSLDSQDNDSLRFWRYVSGTLAGGNETRFAPAQTDSDPEAWVVSIVNHWTGQDQVTTLVLDDFHVIQDPALLQTVNWFLDNLPPSLHVLITTRVLPSLHIPLRRVRSHITEIQAFDLSFGRTEVQRFFQETLKLTLNTGMLDALQARTEGWAAALQLAGLTLKQHPRQSTEWLEQESSTLLVDYLAEEVLSNLPQTTRQFMLSMATARRFNLSLCEALNPDKNSKEVAVLLDALREDNLFLIPLDDQGHWFRFHDLFRENLLNITSDRHPQEWLLWNRRAADWFVSNDEREEAIHCLLAASLWDEAAELIEQLGVTRMLGGQNESLNWWLSRLPAGTILQRPKLALIKAWSLFCTERIVEAEPYLDQADRLLAQEHPDHGPLRTQIAIFRTQLARVRGEDELAHHWSGRARTLAAESDVQLNAVAQFALGMELYQEGDHPSTQQLMELAMASARQERNHFCVLSCSVILSHVLFQQGFTVKALNQLQDARDWLIGEGLDPHYLACWQNTAYVHIYCEINQIERATEALEVLLEFRDSGAEAAYGALILMLQASLEVPARDFSKAIRILDSAAPVMERDRSYWSKMGPSVSMMRALYCLQSNQIQSALLWAAERENALLQHFGFLQEEDRIVLARCLALQNRKAEAVDLLLRIEADTEAHGRIINLVRAKVARALVLAAEEPDLAADCLLQAITISEAPGYRRLFLDEGAALIPLLRILVKEGKRGWWEVALIAKGRPASSKGLVEPLTTREQEVLDLIAQGLSNQSIADHLHIAMATTKAHLRNIYEKLAVSSRTQAVAKARELGLLE; this is encoded by the coding sequence ATGTTGTTGAAAACCAAATTATTCGCACCGCCGTTGCGGCAGAATGCGGTACCTCGTGTACGCCTTCTGGAGCTGTTGGGTGCACCTGCGCAGGGTGAACTTACCTTAATTCATGCGCCTGCCGGATACGGCAAAACAACGCTTGCACTGCAGTGGCTGCAGTCCATTGGGCAGCCTTATGTCTGGCTGTCACTGGATAGTCAGGATAACGATTCTTTGCGCTTTTGGCGTTATGTCAGTGGCACCTTGGCCGGCGGAAACGAGACCCGTTTTGCGCCGGCCCAGACGGATTCGGATCCGGAGGCTTGGGTGGTGAGTATCGTTAATCATTGGACCGGCCAGGATCAAGTGACCACCTTGGTGTTGGACGATTTCCATGTCATTCAGGATCCGGCGTTGCTGCAAACCGTGAATTGGTTTCTTGATAATCTGCCCCCTAGCTTGCATGTGCTGATTACCACACGGGTATTGCCGTCCCTGCATATCCCGCTGCGGCGGGTGCGCAGCCATATCACGGAAATTCAGGCCTTCGATCTCAGCTTCGGGCGCACTGAAGTGCAGCGCTTTTTTCAGGAAACCCTCAAGCTGACACTCAATACCGGTATGTTGGACGCGCTGCAAGCCAGAACCGAAGGGTGGGCTGCAGCCCTGCAATTGGCTGGTTTAACCCTAAAGCAGCACCCGCGGCAGTCAACCGAGTGGTTGGAGCAGGAATCCTCAACTTTGCTGGTGGACTATCTGGCAGAAGAGGTGTTGAGTAATCTGCCGCAAACTACGCGGCAGTTTATGCTCAGTATGGCCACGGCCCGGCGCTTCAATCTGTCCCTGTGTGAAGCACTTAATCCGGACAAAAACAGTAAAGAGGTGGCGGTGTTGCTGGATGCCTTACGGGAAGACAATTTGTTTTTGATTCCCCTGGATGACCAGGGCCATTGGTTTCGTTTCCATGACCTGTTTCGGGAAAACCTGCTTAACATCACCAGTGACCGGCATCCGCAGGAGTGGTTGCTCTGGAATCGCAGGGCAGCGGACTGGTTTGTGAGTAATGACGAGCGTGAGGAAGCCATACATTGTTTGCTTGCTGCCTCACTCTGGGATGAAGCCGCCGAGTTAATCGAGCAGTTGGGGGTGACGCGCATGCTGGGCGGGCAAAACGAATCCCTCAATTGGTGGCTAAGCCGACTACCGGCGGGCACAATTTTGCAGCGACCCAAACTGGCTTTGATTAAAGCCTGGAGCCTGTTCTGTACGGAGCGGATTGTAGAAGCTGAACCCTATCTGGATCAGGCCGACCGTCTGCTTGCGCAGGAACACCCGGATCATGGGCCACTGCGCACTCAGATTGCGATATTCCGCACCCAGTTGGCGCGGGTCCGGGGTGAAGATGAGCTGGCCCATCATTGGTCTGGTCGGGCCCGCACCCTGGCCGCTGAAAGTGATGTTCAGCTTAATGCCGTGGCTCAATTCGCCCTGGGTATGGAGTTATACCAAGAGGGCGATCACCCCTCTACACAGCAGCTGATGGAGTTGGCGATGGCCAGCGCCCGCCAGGAGCGAAATCATTTCTGTGTGTTGTCCTGCTCGGTCATTTTGTCTCATGTTCTATTTCAGCAGGGTTTCACTGTAAAAGCGCTCAATCAGTTGCAGGATGCTCGTGACTGGTTGATTGGTGAAGGTCTGGACCCGCACTATCTGGCCTGCTGGCAAAACACCGCCTATGTGCACATCTATTGTGAAATCAACCAGATTGAGCGCGCTACTGAGGCGTTAGAAGTGTTGCTTGAATTCCGTGATAGTGGCGCGGAAGCAGCTTATGGGGCCCTTATCCTGATGCTGCAAGCATCCTTGGAAGTGCCGGCCAGAGATTTTTCCAAAGCCATCCGGATTTTGGATAGCGCAGCGCCGGTAATGGAGCGGGATCGTTCCTATTGGTCCAAAATGGGGCCCAGCGTCAGCATGATGCGGGCTTTGTATTGCCTGCAATCGAACCAGATTCAATCCGCCCTGCTCTGGGCTGCCGAACGAGAAAACGCCCTGTTGCAGCATTTTGGCTTCTTGCAGGAAGAAGACAGAATTGTGCTGGCGCGGTGTCTGGCATTACAGAACCGTAAAGCCGAAGCGGTGGATTTATTGTTGCGTATTGAGGCGGATACCGAAGCCCATGGCCGAATCATCAATCTGGTACGTGCCAAAGTCGCTCGCGCCCTGGTGTTGGCTGCGGAAGAACCGGACCTGGCGGCGGACTGCTTGCTGCAAGCCATCACGATAAGCGAGGCACCAGGCTATCGTCGTCTGTTTTTGGATGAGGGCGCAGCACTGATTCCTTTGCTGCGCATTTTGGTAAAAGAAGGCAAGCGAGGCTGGTGGGAGGTTGCGTTGATAGCGAAAGGTCGCCCGGCATCCAGTAAGGGGTTAGTCGAGCCCCTGACTACCCGCGAGCAGGAAGTGCTGGATCTGATAGCGCAGGGGCTCAGCAATCAATCCATCGCCGACCATTTGCATATTGCCATGGCCACCACCAAGGCTCACCTACGCAATATTTATGAAAAGCTGGCGGTGAGCAGCCGCACTCAGGCGGTGGCCAAAGCGCGGGAGCTGGGATTACTGGAATGA
- a CDS encoding DUF2130 domain-containing protein — translation MHEIICPHCTKAFKIDEAGYADILKQVRDSEFNQQLHERLELAEKEKLAAVALAKEKASSEMQKAAAVKENEIQELRARLGVVEVAQKLAVSEALKEIERERDTLANEIKQLKQENDAASKLATAQYSNQLQQTAAKKEVEIQELKATLRANEVAQQHAISEATNAAEKIRDQLKSDLERARLEKQLAEQSLKDKYETQIKDRDDAIERLKDMKARLSTKMVGESLEQHCETEFNRIRATAFPKAYFEKDNDSRSGSKGDYIFRDSSETGTEIVSIMFEMKNENDQTATKKKNEDFFKELDKDRNEKSCEYAVLVSLLEPDSELYNSGIVDVSHRYQKMYVVRPQFFIPIITLLRNAAQNALKYKNELAIVKAQNIDITNFENELDEFKAGFARNYELASKKFKTAIQEIDKTIDHLQKTKDALLGSENNLRLANNKADDLSVKKLTKKNPTMAAKFAELKHDDAGGRE, via the coding sequence ATGCATGAGATTATTTGTCCTCACTGTACAAAAGCTTTCAAAATTGACGAGGCCGGATACGCTGACATTCTGAAGCAGGTGCGGGACAGTGAGTTTAATCAGCAATTGCACGAGAGGCTCGAATTGGCTGAGAAAGAGAAGCTGGCTGCGGTGGCGCTGGCAAAGGAGAAGGCCAGCAGCGAGATGCAAAAAGCGGCGGCAGTGAAGGAGAATGAGATACAGGAATTGCGAGCCAGGCTGGGTGTGGTTGAGGTCGCGCAAAAATTGGCTGTGAGCGAAGCGTTAAAAGAAATTGAGAGAGAGCGCGACACACTGGCAAATGAAATAAAGCAACTGAAGCAGGAAAACGACGCAGCCTCTAAGTTGGCAACGGCCCAGTATTCAAATCAACTGCAACAGACTGCAGCGAAAAAAGAGGTGGAAATTCAAGAGCTGAAGGCGACATTACGTGCTAACGAAGTAGCACAACAACACGCTATATCGGAAGCAACCAATGCGGCTGAAAAAATTCGTGATCAACTGAAAAGTGATTTGGAGAGGGCTAGACTCGAAAAGCAGTTAGCGGAGCAGTCGCTAAAAGATAAATATGAGACTCAGATAAAGGATCGTGATGATGCTATTGAGCGGCTTAAGGATATGAAGGCACGCTTGTCCACCAAAATGGTCGGAGAATCGCTGGAGCAGCACTGCGAAACGGAGTTTAATCGTATACGGGCCACCGCGTTCCCCAAGGCTTATTTTGAAAAGGATAACGATTCTCGATCCGGTAGTAAGGGGGACTATATCTTTCGGGATTCGAGTGAGACCGGAACGGAAATCGTGTCGATCATGTTCGAAATGAAAAATGAAAATGATCAGACGGCGACTAAGAAGAAAAACGAAGACTTTTTCAAGGAGCTTGATAAGGATAGAAACGAAAAATCGTGCGAGTACGCTGTTCTCGTTTCACTGCTTGAACCGGATAGCGAGCTTTACAATTCCGGGATTGTTGATGTCTCCCATCGCTATCAGAAAATGTATGTTGTGCGCCCGCAGTTCTTTATTCCGATCATTACCTTGTTGCGTAACGCGGCGCAGAACGCGCTGAAATATAAAAATGAACTTGCTATTGTCAAAGCTCAGAATATTGATATCACGAACTTTGAAAACGAACTCGACGAGTTCAAGGCGGGTTTTGCGCGAAATTACGAGCTGGCGTCTAAGAAATTTAAAACAGCGATTCAGGAGATCGACAAAACCATCGACCACCTCCAAAAAACCAAGGATGCATTGCTGGGGTCTGAAAACAATCTTCGTCTTGCTAATAATAAGGCCGATGATTTAAGTGTGAAAAAACTAACGAAGAAAAACCCGACGATGGCTGCAAAATTTGCCGAGCTAAAACACGATGACGCCGGTGGAAGGGAATAG
- a CDS encoding efflux RND transporter permease subunit: protein MGTFISILIRFRWLLFVASLALLVFSAAGLRHFTFDGSPRAFFSDGDPEYERFEAMEETYGSDYRIFFMLSATEGSMMDPENLRALQQMTEKAWELPYARRVDSLSNYQYTYSHDDELFVEDFFGESVVNDPDTLAERQKVALNDPAITQRLVSADGKHAAVIIALTITNEQLLSGEGLALVKQAYGLADSIKAQYPNITTAATSSLLSTVYNMEVAASDMSLMIPVMFGLMFLILGLLLRSFWSVVVALFIAIASSLGAIGFASWLGLTFSVVSINAVIISIIVAVAHCIHIFTQLLKDMQTLNKKEALANSLRVNFFAVSVTTLTTLIGFLSLNTNDLPPAVTLGNVSAIGAVLAWLFSLTLLPALVTLFPFKPTQSRELLIDRVMDKLALFLIKRKYAVLLFMIALSAIMITLSFRNDLNDNLVETLHEPHIFRSDTALIDKHFGAVYIYSYNLDADGENNAVDPDYLKNMDKFATYLRAQPEVSSVHAFSDVIKRLNKSMHNDDPAYYSIPDDRELIAQYLLLYEMSLPFGLDLNEQLTPDRSHTLMTVSMPVLDTKTDIELDQRFWAWQKENLPPHMQDRNIAIATIWSYLTIHSLTNSLQGSATALVLISFVMLLMLRSLRYGVISLAPNIIPAMFGFGVWYLYSGRVGLGLTCVTIITIGIVVDDTVHFLVKYQKALKDFKGDAELAIRATFKQVGPALFVTTAVLAAGFGVLGLSQIIINSALGQVTAVILLAAFLLDILLLPVLLLIFDRNRKHQYAEQNTAALKATDTHQPDPEATINSAEPASQ, encoded by the coding sequence ATGGGCACATTCATATCGATACTGATCCGGTTCCGCTGGCTGCTTTTCGTCGCTTCGCTGGCCTTATTGGTCTTTTCTGCCGCTGGCCTGCGCCACTTCACGTTTGACGGCTCCCCGCGCGCCTTTTTTTCTGACGGCGACCCCGAGTATGAGCGTTTTGAGGCTATGGAGGAAACCTACGGCAGCGATTACCGGATTTTCTTTATGTTGTCCGCAACCGAAGGCAGCATGATGGATCCTGAAAATCTGCGCGCATTGCAGCAGATGACTGAAAAGGCCTGGGAGCTTCCCTATGCCCGCCGCGTGGATTCCCTCAGCAACTACCAGTACACCTACAGCCACGACGATGAGCTGTTCGTAGAGGATTTTTTTGGTGAGTCCGTAGTGAATGACCCCGATACACTGGCTGAGCGGCAGAAGGTGGCGCTGAATGACCCGGCCATCACCCAACGCTTGGTTTCCGCTGACGGCAAGCACGCAGCTGTGATCATCGCCCTGACCATTACCAACGAACAGTTGCTTTCCGGCGAGGGTTTGGCACTGGTCAAGCAAGCCTATGGCCTGGCTGATTCGATCAAAGCCCAGTACCCCAACATCACCACAGCGGCCACCAGCAGCTTACTGAGCACGGTTTACAACATGGAAGTGGCAGCATCGGATATGAGCTTGATGATCCCGGTGATGTTCGGTTTGATGTTTCTGATTCTGGGGCTGCTTTTGCGTAGCTTCTGGTCCGTTGTCGTGGCGTTGTTTATCGCGATTGCCAGCTCCCTTGGCGCGATCGGCTTTGCATCCTGGTTGGGTTTAACGTTTTCCGTGGTGTCCATTAATGCGGTCATTATCAGCATTATTGTTGCCGTCGCCCACTGCATTCATATCTTCACCCAGTTGCTCAAAGATATGCAGACTTTAAATAAAAAAGAAGCCTTGGCCAACAGCCTGCGAGTCAATTTTTTTGCGGTCAGCGTGACCACACTCACTACTCTGATCGGCTTTTTGAGCCTGAACACCAATGACTTACCACCCGCTGTCACACTGGGCAACGTCTCGGCCATTGGCGCTGTGTTGGCGTGGCTGTTTTCGCTGACCTTGCTGCCCGCCCTGGTCACCCTGTTTCCGTTTAAGCCGACCCAATCCAGAGAGCTGCTCATTGATAGGGTGATGGACAAGCTGGCTTTATTTTTAATTAAACGCAAATACGCCGTCTTGCTGTTTATGATCGCGTTGTCCGCCATCATGATTACACTCAGTTTTCGCAACGACCTGAATGATAATCTGGTTGAAACCCTGCACGAGCCGCATATTTTCCGCAGTGACACCGCCCTGATCGATAAACATTTCGGTGCCGTGTACATCTACAGTTACAATCTGGATGCCGACGGCGAGAACAACGCCGTGGACCCTGATTACCTGAAAAACATGGACAAGTTCGCCACCTACCTGCGAGCCCAACCGGAAGTTTCCAGTGTGCACGCTTTTTCGGATGTCATCAAACGCCTAAACAAGAGTATGCACAATGATGATCCCGCCTATTACAGCATTCCCGATGATCGGGAATTGATTGCGCAGTATCTGCTGTTATACGAAATGTCCCTGCCTTTTGGTCTGGATCTAAACGAGCAACTGACACCCGACCGGAGCCACACGTTAATGACGGTGTCTATGCCGGTACTGGATACCAAAACCGACATTGAACTGGATCAGCGCTTTTGGGCTTGGCAGAAAGAAAATCTGCCCCCGCACATGCAGGACCGGAATATCGCCATTGCAACGATTTGGTCTTATCTGACCATCCACAGCTTGACCAATTCATTGCAGGGTTCGGCGACAGCGCTCGTGCTTATCTCCTTTGTGATGCTGCTGATGTTGCGGTCGTTGCGCTATGGCGTAATCAGTCTGGCACCCAACATCATTCCGGCCATGTTCGGCTTCGGCGTCTGGTATCTTTATTCCGGCCGGGTGGGCCTGGGACTGACCTGCGTCACCATCATCACCATTGGTATTGTGGTGGATGACACCGTGCATTTTTTGGTGAAGTATCAAAAAGCATTGAAGGATTTTAAAGGGGATGCCGAACTCGCCATTCGCGCCACCTTCAAACAGGTTGGACCTGCGCTGTTCGTCACCACCGCGGTACTAGCGGCTGGATTCGGGGTGTTAGGCTTGTCGCAGATCATCATCAACAGCGCCTTGGGGCAGGTCACCGCCGTAATTCTATTGGCCGCGTTTTTATTGGATATTCTGTTACTGCCGGTGCTGCTGTTAATTTTCGATCGCAACCGTAAACACCAATATGCAGAGCAAAACACCGCCGCACTAAAAGCAACCGACACTCACCAGCCCGACCCCGAGGCGACGATAAATTCTGCTGAACCCGCATCGCAATAA
- a CDS encoding GFA family protein, which translates to MIPNGLCGCSPGEFDTFSKPLFRLVCHCRTCQLFFGSDYNDECTFLLKDCTSLNAESLEFKSYQSGFSPIKRGQCIQCGKPKYCKVEMGSIIGFVSIPTNYLRHLDLPPPIAHIYYDNRTTEVHDAVKKIAGHRRSQAAIQWAVLSSLFRRAFLSKDS; encoded by the coding sequence ATGATTCCAAATGGACTTTGTGGTTGCAGTCCGGGTGAGTTTGATACTTTTTCGAAGCCGCTTTTCAGGCTGGTTTGTCATTGTAGAACGTGCCAGTTGTTTTTTGGCTCAGACTACAACGATGAATGCACATTTTTATTGAAAGACTGCACCAGTCTAAATGCTGAAAGTTTAGAATTTAAAAGCTATCAGAGCGGCTTTTCGCCGATCAAACGCGGTCAATGTATACAGTGTGGTAAACCTAAATATTGCAAAGTAGAGATGGGTTCGATTATTGGGTTTGTGTCTATTCCCACAAACTACCTTCGTCACCTGGATTTGCCTCCGCCTATTGCGCATATTTATTACGATAATAGAACGACGGAAGTGCATGATGCGGTTAAAAAGATAGCTGGCCATCGTAGAAGTCAGGCAGCAATCCAATGGGCCGTATTGTCGTCGTTATTTCGACGGGCTTTTTTGAGTAAAGACTCGTAG
- a CDS encoding encapsulin-associated ferritin-like protein: MSNEGYHEPIEELTAETRDMHRAITSLMEELEAVDWYNQRVDACKDEELKAILAHNRDEEKEHAAMVIEWIRRKDPRFDKELKDYLFTDKPIAHK; encoded by the coding sequence ATGTCAAATGAAGGTTACCACGAACCTATTGAAGAACTTACCGCTGAAACCAGAGATATGCACAGAGCGATTACATCATTGATGGAAGAGCTGGAAGCGGTGGATTGGTACAATCAGCGGGTTGATGCCTGTAAAGACGAAGAGCTAAAGGCCATTCTCGCCCATAATAGGGACGAGGAAAAAGAACACGCTGCCATGGTCATTGAATGGATCAGAAGAAAGGATCCCCGGTTCGATAAAGAACTAAAAGATTACCTGTTTACCGACAAGCCGATAGCGCATAAATAA
- a CDS encoding DUF3465 domain-containing protein: MLKAHNIKKIKYVLLLLVGLTYYLLGGDLGLSDSSVPSGSAAGSEVYAAFQDKKSDVQVRGYGTVSRVLPDDLKGSRHQKFILDLPSGIGILVAHNIDLAPRIPQLRKGDKVAFFGEYEWNDKGGVVHWTHHDPSARHIDGWLEHDGEKFQ, translated from the coding sequence ATGTTGAAGGCGCATAATATTAAGAAAATAAAATACGTTCTCCTATTATTGGTGGGTTTAACTTACTATTTATTGGGAGGCGATCTGGGCCTCTCTGACTCATCTGTGCCATCGGGTTCGGCTGCTGGTTCGGAAGTGTATGCAGCCTTTCAGGATAAAAAGAGTGACGTACAGGTGCGTGGCTATGGAACGGTTTCCAGGGTGCTTCCGGATGACCTGAAGGGCAGCCGGCATCAGAAATTCATACTCGATTTGCCTTCGGGTATTGGTATTTTGGTCGCACACAACATTGATCTGGCTCCGCGCATTCCACAATTGAGAAAAGGCGACAAGGTCGCGTTTTTCGGTGAGTACGAATGGAACGATAAAGGCGGAGTGGTCCATTGGACTCACCATGACCCAAGCGCCCGGCACATCGATGGCTGGCTCGAACACGATGGTGAGAAGTTCCAATAG
- a CDS encoding MAPEG family protein, which produces MASQLLLPMFAHMLWTAFLYVALTIMRAPGIWRVGARQDGTNPWAEFEPKVAANLSNQFEWPLFFYVICVLLMSSDFTYFSGYTGLAWVFVGGRVIHSYVQICTSNIRLRGLLFTINFTAVLAMWGILIWNYAVG; this is translated from the coding sequence ATGGCCAGCCAATTACTGCTTCCTATGTTTGCGCATATGCTATGGACTGCATTTTTATACGTGGCTCTGACTATAATGAGAGCGCCCGGAATATGGCGCGTCGGGGCTCGCCAGGATGGCACTAATCCCTGGGCTGAATTTGAGCCAAAGGTGGCTGCCAACCTCTCTAATCAATTTGAATGGCCGCTCTTTTTTTATGTGATTTGCGTGTTGTTAATGTCATCCGATTTTACCTATTTTTCGGGGTATACAGGTTTGGCTTGGGTTTTTGTCGGTGGTCGCGTGATTCATAGCTATGTTCAAATTTGCACTTCAAATATTAGGCTTCGGGGTTTGCTATTTACTATTAATTTCACAGCGGTTTTGGCTATGTGGGGGATTCTTATATGGAACTATGCTGTTGGCTAG